The following proteins are co-located in the Desulfoscipio sp. XC116 genome:
- a CDS encoding efflux RND transporter permease subunit, whose translation MKITDVSIKRPMLILVCVTVVLLLGAVSFSQLSIDLYPEMELPVALVMTNYAGVGPEEIEEQITKPIESVLSSVSDLDTISSTSMTGSSTVTIMLDWGADMDAASLEIREQIDLVRDALPEGADAPIVIKADLSMMPIIYLAVNSADPMQLKQTVDDIIQPRLERVNGVASVYSMGAWEREIQVRVDPVKLNGYGLSLNTLTAALGSDNRNVSAGALREGRSDLLLRVTGEFENLDQIRSVVVGNFGGSPVYLSDVAEVVDGQKEVTQIGRVNGQPGMMLMISKQSGGNTVAAAQEVKAELEKLGQELPSVDFQIIMDQSEFIETSINNLTDHAVIGGILAILMVLIFLRNFRSTLIISTSIPISIIGAFVLLYFGDMTINMITLGGLALGVGLIVDDAIVVLENIVRHSEAGMDRVIASRQATDEVGSAVIASSLTVVAVFVPFIFAKGLAAQLFTPMALSISFCILASLAVAITIVPLLASRWLKTAKTGREEQSAGNREKLRGMGRLYSASERWFNQLDDYYRRLLQVALKRRKLTILIVLVIFVLSLFAIPVVGMEFMPGTDQGYVTINVEMPKGTSLDETNRVLTDIERVVENRPAIDSITCLVGSGGSMVGGDSSDKGQVILKLVNQNEREITADDLANQLSAELKDIPGADIKVSAMESGMGTGEAPIVIKIRGDDLDVLAQLGDEVVAVAEQVPGTREVSSSLEEGRPELHVIINRDRASMYGLSLAEVSSAVRTAIDGTVATRYRVGGEEVDIRVQIHGTDYEFTQSELSGLNIATPAGTLIPLSQVAELKQDQGPNTINREDQARIVTITSQLSGRDLRSVTQDIERDIEDINMPSGYLVEFGGEQEQMAETFGTLGLVLVLAIILVYLVMVAQFESLMHPFVIMFSVPVTLTGVILSLLISGRTFSVTAFIGVIMLVGIVVKNAIVLIDYVNILRHRGLERNEAILKAGPTRLRPILMTALCTVMAMFPMALGIGEGAESQAPLATVVVGGLLFSTLITLVLVPVVYTLMDDLSNKFRAKVFKRNKSANEAL comes from the coding sequence ATGAAGATTACTGATGTTTCTATAAAGCGGCCGATGCTGATTTTGGTGTGTGTAACCGTAGTGCTCTTGCTGGGGGCGGTGTCTTTTTCCCAGTTGAGTATTGACTTGTACCCCGAGATGGAATTACCCGTGGCACTGGTAATGACCAATTACGCGGGGGTGGGCCCGGAAGAAATTGAAGAACAGATCACTAAACCTATAGAATCGGTACTCAGTTCGGTAAGCGATTTGGATACTATTAGTTCGACAAGTATGACGGGCAGTTCCACGGTAACCATTATGTTGGATTGGGGAGCGGATATGGATGCCGCTTCACTGGAAATTCGGGAGCAAATTGATTTGGTTCGCGACGCCCTGCCTGAGGGCGCTGATGCGCCGATTGTTATTAAAGCGGACCTTTCCATGATGCCCATAATTTATTTGGCGGTGAACAGTGCAGATCCTATGCAGCTTAAGCAGACGGTGGACGACATTATTCAGCCCCGTTTGGAACGGGTAAATGGTGTGGCCAGTGTTTATTCTATGGGCGCTTGGGAAAGAGAAATTCAGGTGCGGGTGGATCCCGTCAAATTGAATGGTTACGGCCTGAGTTTAAATACTCTTACCGCTGCCCTGGGCAGTGATAACAGGAATGTTTCCGCCGGTGCTCTTCGGGAGGGCCGCAGTGATTTATTATTGCGGGTGACCGGTGAATTTGAAAACCTGGATCAGATTCGCAGTGTGGTAGTGGGCAACTTCGGGGGATCCCCGGTATACTTGAGTGACGTTGCCGAAGTGGTGGACGGGCAGAAAGAAGTTACCCAGATCGGCCGGGTTAATGGCCAACCGGGTATGATGCTGATGATCAGCAAGCAAAGCGGCGGCAATACGGTGGCGGCGGCCCAGGAAGTCAAGGCGGAACTGGAAAAACTGGGGCAGGAACTGCCTTCCGTTGACTTTCAAATTATTATGGATCAGTCGGAATTTATTGAGACATCTATTAATAACCTTACAGACCACGCGGTAATAGGCGGTATACTGGCTATATTAATGGTCTTGATATTTTTGCGCAATTTCCGCAGCACCTTGATTATATCAACATCTATACCTATCTCCATCATTGGAGCCTTTGTGCTGTTATATTTTGGCGACATGACTATCAATATGATCACTCTGGGCGGTTTGGCCCTGGGTGTAGGCTTAATTGTTGATGATGCCATTGTGGTACTGGAAAATATCGTCCGGCACAGCGAGGCGGGGATGGACCGGGTTATCGCGTCCCGGCAGGCCACGGATGAGGTGGGGTCGGCGGTTATTGCCTCGTCCTTGACAGTGGTGGCGGTTTTTGTACCCTTTATCTTTGCGAAAGGTCTGGCCGCCCAGCTTTTTACGCCGATGGCGTTGAGCATCAGTTTTTGCATACTGGCTTCGCTGGCGGTAGCCATCACTATAGTGCCTCTGCTGGCTTCCCGTTGGTTAAAAACGGCTAAAACCGGCCGGGAGGAGCAGTCGGCCGGCAACCGGGAAAAACTCCGGGGCATGGGGCGTCTGTACAGTGCATCCGAGCGGTGGTTTAATCAACTGGACGATTATTATCGCCGCCTGTTGCAAGTTGCTTTAAAAAGGCGTAAATTGACCATATTGATAGTGCTGGTAATATTTGTCCTGTCTCTTTTTGCCATACCCGTGGTGGGGATGGAGTTTATGCCCGGTACGGATCAGGGCTATGTTACTATTAATGTTGAAATGCCCAAGGGAACCTCGCTGGATGAAACCAACCGGGTACTTACAGATATTGAGCGTGTGGTGGAAAACAGGCCGGCCATTGATAGTATCACTTGCCTTGTTGGCAGCGGCGGATCAATGGTCGGGGGAGACAGTTCGGACAAGGGGCAAGTAATCTTAAAGCTGGTAAATCAAAATGAAAGAGAGATAACTGCCGATGATCTGGCCAACCAATTAAGTGCCGAACTAAAAGATATTCCGGGTGCTGACATTAAGGTTTCGGCCATGGAATCCGGCATGGGTACCGGCGAAGCGCCGATAGTAATTAAAATCAGAGGTGACGACCTGGATGTTCTGGCTCAGCTGGGTGACGAGGTAGTCGCTGTAGCGGAGCAGGTGCCCGGCACTCGCGAGGTATCCAGCAGCTTGGAAGAAGGACGCCCCGAACTGCACGTGATAATAAATAGGGACCGGGCCTCCATGTACGGATTAAGCCTGGCCGAGGTATCTTCCGCAGTGCGCACTGCCATTGATGGTACTGTGGCCACCCGCTACCGGGTGGGCGGTGAAGAAGTGGATATTCGGGTGCAGATACACGGAACCGATTACGAATTTACCCAAAGTGAACTGTCCGGCTTAAATATAGCGACGCCCGCGGGTACGCTGATTCCCCTGAGCCAGGTGGCGGAACTTAAGCAGGATCAGGGTCCCAATACGATTAATCGTGAAGACCAGGCTCGTATTGTTACGATAACTTCTCAGCTGTCCGGACGCGATCTGCGCAGTGTAACACAGGATATTGAGCGGGATATAGAGGATATAAATATGCCTTCCGGCTATCTTGTGGAATTCGGCGGGGAGCAGGAGCAAATGGCTGAAACCTTTGGCACTCTGGGATTGGTTTTAGTTCTGGCCATTATTCTGGTTTATCTGGTTATGGTGGCCCAGTTCGAATCCTTAATGCACCCCTTTGTGATTATGTTTTCCGTGCCGGTTACCCTGACCGGGGTTATACTTTCCTTGTTGATCTCCGGCCGGACTTTCAGTGTAACGGCCTTTATCGGCGTGATTATGCTGGTGGGCATCGTGGTCAAAAATGCCATTGTGCTGATCGACTATGTCAATATTCTCCGGCATCGCGGGCTGGAGAGAAACGAAGCTATTTTAAAAGCCGGTCCCACACGTCTGCGGCCGATTTTAATGACGGCTTTATGTACTGTCATGGCTATGTTCCCCATGGCCTTGGGTATCGGTGAAGGTGCGGAATCACAGGCGCCGCTGGCTACGGTGGTGGTGGGCGGACTGTTGTTCTCCACACTGATTACCCTTGTTTTGGTACCGGTGGTATATACATTAATGGACGACCTTAGCAATAAGTTTCGAGCCAAGGTTTTCAAAAGAAATAAGAGTGCCAACGAAGCATTATAG